TTTTGCCTCTTCTGGCCAACTATTTCAGTCCAGATTAATTTCCAAATAAGAATggattgtttaaaaaaaaaagagcatgaTTGGAATTTGGTCTGAGTATTTTCCTAAGTAAAACAGGAAAGCGTACATACTTTTGTGTGCAGATTTGttaagcaaattattattactatgaCAACAGGCCAAAAAAATTAGAGTGGAAAAAACAACAGTAAAGTTAACAGTAAACTGTAATCTGAACATAATCTCCGGAAGTACTAGGTgcagtgtgaggtgacagtgctaaaaTCAAAGGCTGAAACACAACCTCAACTCTGTAAGGCACACAAGCTAAACCATCAAGAATGGGCATGGACACGTCGTGAGACTGATTTTACTAAGTTTTTGCCGACAGATGAGATTAGTGTGACTCCTGAAGGAGCAGATGGCGAGGCCTGGAGATGGACACCTTCAAGCACCAGCAAGTGGGCAGACAAGCGATGCTGTGGGCTGCAGTTACCAGGCATGAACTTCTTGGATCTTCACAACTTACCATTGATAACGTCACAAATAATCATAATGAACTAAATCCCATATTCTCCGCTACCAAGTATGGTCACATATCTGTAACCATAAATACCCCCTACAGCTGTAACTAGCCTGGTCTAAATTACCTGGCACAAGTGCCTTATGCCACAGGCAGACCAACTTACAGAGGTTGTTTTTGCCTTGCTCTGGATGTACACACACTGAGATGATCGTCTTGAATGAGTCAGGTATATCAACAACGTAGAGTTCAATCTAACAGAGCCGACAAACAGTCTTGGACTTATCAGCTACTCACTCTCCGGTGTTGGTGTATTTTACTGGGTAACCAAAATGTCCCAAATCCACCAATTACGACTAAATGTTACAAGCATTAGCAATGATCATCTCACACCCACAATTATCATAATGTTTTTCATgttgaacatccatccatccatccattttccaaaccgcttatcctattgggtcgcggggggtccggagcctatcccggaatcaatgggcacgaggcagggaacaacccaggatggggggccagcccatcgcagggcacactcacacaccattcactcacacatgcacacctatgggcaattcagcaactccaattagcctcagcatgtttttggactgtggggggaaaccggagtacccggaggaaaccccacgacgacacggggagaacatgcaaactccgcacacatgtgacccaggcggagactcgaacccgggtcccagaggtgtgaggcgacagtgctaaccactgcaccaccatgccgccccatgttgaacatctacttgtgaatttaaGTTCTGCTTGTGTCAATGGCTGGCTGCATCCTTCAATGGCTGCTTTCGAAGGCTAAATGAATCAGAGCAGCACCACAATTCTGTCCCATTTCAAAGGCTCCTTCAAATGAGGCCTAGGAATGAGTCCTTTTCCCGTTTCACGCAGGATGCGCCCATTCCGTGAAGGTAAAGTGGGTGTGTCCCAGTAAGGTGACAGGATCAGCACTTCGTGATGCATGGGTAAGGGCGGGAACAGCTGGTGATGCAAATAGGAAATCATACGTACGTCAGATCATCCCATTCATCCATGCTTTCTTTTTCACCTTCGAAGGCTGCAGACGCAGAATTGGGGCAAAGCGAATGAATGAATTTATGCGTTTCATTGTGCATAGTGAACCGAACATAATGCAGTAAGGCTGTAAACGGTAAACGTATTCGTTGTGTACCGTTACAGCCGTTCTATATGCACACCCCCATTTTGGTGACATGTATCAACCTTTGTCATCAAGCCATGGACAAACAGGACACAAGGTCAAGTCACTGCAAGAGTTCAGCTTGGGGGGGTTCCCAACGTTTTCTAAATAAGTAATCATGGAATACCACTGAGGCTGGTTTAACAGTTTTAATTTATCTTTTTGCAAAGCATCATGGGACTGCATATGCAGCACCATTATGCAGCATAACAAGAGAGCCACCAGCCCCGCAGTCAGCCCTTCAGAGCTGAGTCCTTTCAGCCACAGAGGCTCACAGACATCTGGGTCTCCTATACAAACTTTTGCCTTGACTGCACTCACCAGGTGAACCACCTCATTAAGAGCTTCATTAATGCAGTGCTGTGGCAGAATGAAGACCAGCAGCTACAGCAGCCTGTGCAATTATAAGTCCTGGAGAGGGTCCTCAGATTGCCCTGCTCCTCATTATGGCTCCACAGAGACAAGTCTCTAATTTATTTTCACCATTCATATCACATAGGCTGCTGAGTATTATTCTGCAAATCCTAATTTCTAATAACTGAAAAGGTAAATCTGCACTGTGACATGTAAAACTCACTTACTAAATCTTTGTTTAGGGAACCAACTTTATAAAACAGTGTTTCAGTTCAGGTCTGAATGAACGGGTCTTGAATAAAATTGCATCAAAATAActcaaattattaaaaataattattcttgGCCCTTGACCTGTAGCAACTCGACTAATTTTACTAAAAAATCATTCACTCGAGTGTCTGTCCCAGAAAACTCTTCAGTTTTTTCCCTTGACGAATGAATAATAAATGAACACTTACCGGCTATATTACAGTGTCCCTTAAAGGCATAAAGTTACATTTGCTTACGTTTCAAACACTTCCAACAAGTgctggattaacagaaaaatctAAAGGACTCGAAACTTAAATAAAAAGTTTTTCTCCATCGAGTCACTGAGGTATAACGTGGACGGCATCAGCAACGTAATACAAACGCAACTAAAATATAATACAAAGAGTCCAGGCGAAAACGTAGGAAAGAAAGTGAAAGGGACGGGACTCACgttactttttaaaatgtttccgGATACTCTCCTCAACAGCGTTCCCGACCCCCGGCGGCAACCTTGTGCCAGGCTCGCATTTAATGCGATTTCCGCCGTCACATGGCCATATTTCGTGAAACTCAATTTAGAAAATGCTCCAGAGATCCCTAAAGAATGGAGGCGGATCACATATGTGACTCAGGGGAGTCTCTGGAACTCAGCTTCAAGTAAAACAGCCGGTTCTCGGCTGGAgctcagcaggacaatgcaatgGATGGGGGCGCAATTAAATATGCCTCGAATTCGTAACACAAAGTAGTAAAAACAAAGTAATGACTCCATGTACAGATGCGTGATTACAGGAACATGCATGGTCGATCATGCTGTAGTACACCTCGCCGTTACCTTGTGAAAACAGAACTCTGACTCCCTCTGGAGGGCAAACTGTGTATAACAAGCACTTTTCAAAACTTTCCGTGGTTCGATCATTCGGGCCCCAAGCCGGCCAACATTTTTGTCCTAGTCCGTCACCCGTACACCTGCAATTATTAAGTCATCATAAAGCATTTGCTTACCTGGATCCGGCTTGCAGGCGGTGGAACAAAACCCACAGGAGGCTAAGGACCAAATCAAAAGACATAAAAGATGTGGGAAATGCGGAATGAAATGATTGCCAAAAATCTGATCTGAAAGCAGTTTCAAATTGTTGGGTGCATAGGTGAAGCTCCGTGGGACCTCCGTTTGTCTCCTTAATCCAGCCCCACCGTCTCTCGTGCCACGTATAGTCCTTTATCATACTGCGGAACTTGACTCCACATTACTTTAATGTAGTAACATGCGCATTAATTCTGGGCGCTTTCGTAGCTAAGGAGACCACCTCCTTAAAGCTTTAGCGCTGATGTCATAAGCGTTTGCTTTTTAGTCTTGTTAGCATCAATTTATGATCACATTTTGAGAAGCGCTTCTTAGAAAAAACTATAGTTCTTCATTTCATGGGTAGCCATATAGATTATCCGCGGTTGTGTTTCTATTTGTAATTGTTTTCCGGCAAGTTACAGTCTCCTTTCCGTGCTCTTTAGGctttctccacatgctgtctaGAGATACATATACTGATGATGCATCAATACCCAGTACACTTTAAATAAGTAGGTCTACGCCCCTGTGCTAGTTGTaaaatttgtaagggttttgtATGGCACGGTGCTTGAATCCATTTGCAAAAATGCTGAATTGAACACGGAAAATTCGCTTTATCCAACATATAAGCTAAACTTAACAGATCTGAAGAAAACCTTAGCAGAGGATGGTTTCgatccatcgacctctgggttatgggcccagcacgcttccgctgcgccactctgctgtaTGCTAACGGAACCATTTACAGAAGCATATGTACAATATTTGATGtaataaaaaatctgcatgtgcatgcatatatatatatatatacacgtacATATAAATGCgcacatgtgtatatatatatgcggGCTGCCCGATAACTCCCAACCCAATAACAACGGTAACTAACGGCTCatagaaatgtatttattaaagaaaaaaatgggCCATATGTCTCAAAACCGGGATTACAGGATGCGCGTATACCGTCcgaattgtgcaaaaaaatggttttatattcatttattttagtcATTCATTTACCCATAAAAACACCGCAGAAACAATGAGTGAGATACAAAAAGCATTATGCGATTCTGAAAACCATACAAAGCGTCACCAAGAACACAGTATTTCCATCATAAACCTTATTTTAATATCTTCTTTTTCACTTTTCACCCCATCCCTTCCCCCAAACCCCAGTCTGAGTGTGACCACTGTGGATGATAGAGAAACAACCTGCAGTCAGAGGGGTGAGACAGACCCGGCCCCACACCAGAGCGGGGGGGCACAGCCTCTGGAATGTCGAGCACTGAGCGGGAGTGGGAAGCCCGCAGAATGACACAGTAAGTGCCGCTTACTCTGATCTCACTCATGTAAGAGTTACCCCACTACAGCCTTTAAGGTGAAGGAAAAGACATTTTAGGCACGAGCTGCATAGCGATGACGGTGGTGAGGGTGAGCCGAGGGGccgaaatgggggggggggtttaaattaaaataaaaatgccacGACTTCTACAGCAGTTCTAGTCCCTGACGGTGCTTCCGGCCCCAGGGCTGGTTTAGAATTTGACAGTCCACTGCTTGACGCTGGCATCGTGGGAGGCTGTCACCAGGGTGTGCTCATCCAGCCAGGCCAGGCCGCTGACATGGTGGAGGCGGTGGGCATCTGGGGGGGTGGGACAGAGGGTCTGTGAGGCTGGGTATTCACAACAAGGACTACTGTGGGAGTTTTTAGACAGATAGACATTGAACCCCAATACTGGTGTTAAGAGTTGCTCCAGCTCTGCCCAGTGAGCCAAGAGTCCAGCTTAGGTTCTGCATTTCCCCATTTCTCTAtcagaattttatttttagtaATTAAATCTCAGTTGATTTAACTTGGAGTGATACCACAATGTCATCATTCATATTTAATACACAGATGCACATTTCATTGCATGCCACCGGTCTCACTTAAAAGGACACACAATCCCATATCTCAAATTAGATGCAGTCCCACAGAACTGGGCTGCCATCTGGATTCAGGCATACAGCTGACTGAGGGCTTATGCTAAGGGGGGAGGTCTCTGATCCCAAGGAAAGCAAGGGCTGCTGACACCCCCGCGCCATACGCCAGCCAACGCTACCCCATGGTATCGGGAGTTCCCAAGGAAGCAGACTTACCTGGGATCTTGACCCGCTTATCCGAGTCACTGACGGCCCACAGGAAGACTAACATGTCCATGCCCCCACTGGCAAAGTGCTCGTTATCCGGAGACCAGGCTAGGCAGACCACCTTGGCATGGTGCCCATAGAATTCATTCTTCACCTGGGGAGGAAGACGTGGAGGTCACAATCAAGTCTCACATTTCTCAGAGGAAAAACAAACAGCCACAACTGAGGCACGAGACGCCGATCGACTTACGGCGTATCCATCAGCCACACTGAAAACTGTGATGACCTTCTTTTCGTCTGCCACAGCCAGGAAGGCACCGTCGTTGGAGTATGCCATGTCCGTAACTGGCCCCTTTGCCTCCATCGTCTTCCCATCATCCTTCAGTGTGTTCCCTTGGATGGAGAACAAATGTACCTTTCCATCCTGGATGGTACAGAAACACTCTATATCagaggccagcagggggcatagtGGTGAAGAACAGACCCAGACATATGCAGAGTGTACACTCAGGCCTGGCTAATCCAGCATCGATGCCAACACTCCCACTGTCTGAACATCAGATGTCTAATGTTGTAGGTGTAACAAGTGATTTTATGCATCTCTCTCTTCACTGGTCCACTTACAGCTCCGCCCACTGCTGCAGTCCCGCCTCCAGGGTGAAGGGCAGCCGACTCCGGCTCAAACTCCAGGTTCTCCACAGTGAAGCACTTCTTCTTGTCTTTCATCAGAACCAGCTGTTCAGGCACGACAGAAGGAGACAGCCAGATGATTTGGCAACGTTTTATGAGTTTAAACAGGCCGCTGGACTCAGGGCCGACTGGATTACCTGCCCAATGCAAACAGCTAAAGTATATCCCCCTGGTCCCACCGAGATGCATTTGGGCTGGAAGTCCATCTTCAGCAGGTCAGAAGCACTAGAGAATAAAAGCTCCATAAGAATGGTACAAGAAACCACCCAAAACGAGACACAAATTCGCAGGCACAGAGATTCAAGGGACCTGCTATTTTCTCTGAATAGTGATGAAAACTATGGTTTGGCCAATGCCAGCCAAGCCCCCCCATCAGCTGGAAAAGGCAATAAATCACAGGTCCCAGCATTAAGCAGCCCAACTTAGGCAGGGCAGTAAAGGATGGTCAAGGCATGCAGAGATATTAAGGCAAGGAAGGGGTAAAAGTGAGAAGCTAGGTTCAAAGCATCTTTATCAGTCAGCAGCAAAGGGAAACGTTACGAGTGTGTAACATTAATATGAATCACGCTGTACTCTATTCTCCCTCATGTAGAGCAGAATATTCCTGATTGCAGGGGACCACCACAACAGCTACCTGGCTCACCTGTACTCCTTCCTTCTCAGGTCGGTGAAACGCACAGTGTCGTCCATGCTGCAGGTGACCAGCCGGCCGTCCTTGTCCACAGCCATCTTGGCTACCAGATTGCTGTGCCCTTTGCCAGAGAATCCGTCATTATCCCCAGTCTCGGCATCCCAGTAATGTGGGAAGGGTTAAGGAAAGCAACTAGAGTACAGGCCATGCTCCAGTGCGGTCGCACACCACCTAGCTGTCAGACTGGCAACAGCAATGACCTGGAAGCCTCCCCCACAGGACGGGGGTCAGGCAGCCGCCCCCCCCGAAAGGATATTGATGTGTCCGTCATGGCTCCCGGAGTAGATGTAAGGCCGGCCCTCATTCCTGTGAGTCGTCAGCGACTGGATGGACTTACTGTGTCCCTGCAAGATCACAATTCAGCATGGTGTCAGCAAGGCTGGATTTATGGCTAATCCTCATCCACAGATGGATGGCGAAAGCCCACATTTATCACAGGGATAAACGaactccccctcccccgaaATCCTGAGACAACCATGAACCCGGAAACTTCATAAACCGGAATAAAGAGATGAAAACAAaatcaagaactaaattaaaacaaatattgCTTCCGGAAATTTAAATGATAGtctaaaatatatacatacattttgttacatttttaaatactgtttaGCTATTAACGATTTGATTAATTACCGTTAATACCGGGAAGGTTTTGCCCATTTTATGAACAGAGTGCGTAATGTTTACCGTTTTCACACAGGATTTTTTAAAGGTCTCACGCAAACAACTCTGTCTCCACTCTGTCAATCATCCTTGGAAATAAAATTactaaaatgtaaaacaaaaatacacaaaaaccaaatggaatacattttaaataaatttaagttatatatttaaaattttactttTTGTTTTCTATGTTTTATTAGTATAACTAGATTCCAAATGAAAactatttgtttttaaaagaaatatCTGAATAATACTGCCatgaaacacacacaggcacgcagatGCACAGACCGATCGATCaatctatgggcaaaaccctaatctcaaCAATGGCACCTTTAACCCTGGGAACCCATGGGGTCATATATGACCCTTATATTTCTGCCTTACATTCAACCCACTCATCCCAAGTTAAGAATGTCCCCACTTGTATATATAAAGCAATACACACGCTAAacgcccccctacccccccaccTTGATGATGCGCAGCGGCCGGTCAGGATTGTTCCGGTCCAGGTAGTTGATGTAGCCAGACAGCGAGATGCTGAGCAAGTGGCCCTTCTGCCACAGGCAGCCCAGCTGCTGGTCCAGGACATCGGCGCCCATGTGGAAGGTGGTGACGGCCACATTGGCCGCCACGTCCCACAGCTTCACCGTCTTGTCCCCGGAGGCGGAGATCAGCTGCGTGCTGTCAGCACTCCAGCTCACCTGGGGGATGGGAGGGGGCCGTGTTTAAACACACCTGACAGATGGCTGTTAATGAAACTGATCTCTTATGCAAATGGTTGCCTGGGGAGGGGAGGTGGAGCAATGCATGACACAGCAAACGCAGGAGAGCATCATGGCTGCTTGGGTCCTGAGGCACCCCAGTCACGTCCCACCAAGGATGGCGAGGGCTTTCACAGGTGGCACAGGGATTCATTCAGATGCTGATCTGCCCACAAATTGAGCCTGTGGCAGCCAAGCAGGCTGTATACCCTGCACACAGGTCCGGATCAGCACGTCAGCAACACAGGGTTTGTCTCAGCAGCCGCTATTGCTCActgccaccagcagggggcacactAGCTTTGGTCATTCAACCAACTACATCTGCATAACCCCCTTAGATGTAATCTATAGGGGGGAGGGGAGCAATAGGAATACAAATGACATTACAACATGGAGAAGTACAGAATTTTAATCCATGATGAATAATTGCAAAAGACAGCATGTACCTCACCAGTACAGGACATGACCCAGCGAGGCTGAAATATTACTGCTGTTCATACACACAAAAAGTGGACACTGCACCCCTAACTTGAACAGGAAGGCCTCAACTGGATATTTACATGAACTACAAAAGTAAGTCAACATGCTGACTTATCATGGTGGGAACGCCCCCGATTCAGAAAAGAGGTGGTACATACCAACATAAACACATACCAAGGGTACTGACGTATCTAACCAAACTATTTTTAAAGAGGGGGAGGCCTCATGTGCATCTGTTCCCTCTTGACTGTGAACTAACACGCAGGCCATTTCTGCTCCATTAGTGAATTTATCACTTCCGGAGGATGAAACATGTCAATATCCTGAACGAACGAGGAGCTTGGCTCCTTCAGAATGGACCAAACAGGACATGTGGCCTCCATCATGCCCCCCACAGACTGTGACCCACAACACCAGGCCCAGCACTCATCTGGAGAACCTTCTACATGGCTGAGCGACTCCCCACCAATCCGGCCTCCAATCCCTCTCTGACCATCTAGAAACAAAACTCTGAACCGAATGCAACAAAACTTTGGTATTCCAGTGTCCTTGTCAGTTCTAAGTCTGGGCACCTGGTTGGTCAGGCATTTTGTGACCAGTCAGCGACTAAAAATAAACCATCTCACCGGCACAGCACGCTGCACACTCACCGCGTAAACGCCACCGTCATGCGCCTTCTCACCGCCCAGTGCTCCTGTCTTCTCACCCGTCTTTCCATCATAGAGGAAAATCTGGTTGGAGacgggaaaaaataaaacattaacacAACGTCCCAAACGTGCAGCTAATTACCTCGTCAACAGGCTCCTATACGAAATCCTTTGTTTTCCACATTTAGAGACAGATTTAAAGTTACTGAAGTCATTCACTTGGGGATCTGAACCAACATCCATCCGTTTAAGAGTTCACACCACTTCCTGTCTGCAGAGATAACTGGAATGCCCACTTTGACATGCGCTGTTTTTTTTAgcctctctgtgtgtgttattCCTCAGAGGGTTAGCTaagagaatgggggggggtgtttttaaTGCCCTTCCGTTTATGGGGACCCCAATGAGCACACGGCCCATTTAGTGTGGTCTTGGGTTTTGCTGACATATAGAGAACCATCTGCAGGTACATCTCCTCCCAAAGATCAGTAGGATAGTGCTACTGTAGTTTTtggttgggggcggggggtccaGGAAGTATAATTAATGGCAAGTTAGCATCAGGCTTGTCAAGGGGAACATTTTTGAACCATGGCACTTTACATGACCTAATCTGGTAAAATATCCAGCTACATAATGCTATGTCTGGATTGATTAAAGGGTGAACAGTGCATGTAGGGTGGAGTGGGGGCTCACCTGTCCATCCGCACCTGCAGAGGCAAATCTGCTGCCATCCGGAGAGAAGCGCACACAGTTCACAAACCGGCTGTGATCCTGGGGAGATGGAATCCAAAGTCAGtccatttaataaaaaaaagatactgacccccctccccgcctCAGTCCAGCACAGCTGGCTGCTACAGTGTCCATCTGGCTCATGTtttagagagagacagagacagaatgGCTCCTTTCTTTATCAGCGCAGCCCTTTGTAAACATGCATGCATATTAACAGGGCTGTGTACACCTAAGAGCAGGTTGTCCCATTACACAGCACACTCCATCAATGTTTAATAGCACCCAGCGCCCATTAAGGCGAGGGATTCCCCAGAAGGGAGCGCCCTCTCTCTGCACCACAGGGGCCCGGGTCCTCAGCACCTGCTAAGGGGAGGGATTCCCCAGAAGGGAGCGCCCTCTCTCTGCACCACAGGGGCCCGGGTCCTCAGCACCTGCTAAGGGGAGGGATTCCCCAGAAGGGAGCGCCCTCTCTCTGCACCACAGTGACCCGGGTTCTCAGCACCTGCTACAGCAGTGGTATCAAActtcagtcctggggggccagagccctgtgtagcttagctccctcccagtttcacCACAAATGGCTCAAGAGCTATGTGGTAATTAGGACAAGGCGTTTAATCCAGTGTGTTAAATAAGGGGAAACCCAAATATGTGTAGGTCTCTGGCCcttcaggactggagtttgacaccccagtGCTAAAGGGAGGGATTCCCCAGAAGGGGGCGCCCTTGTCGCAGACTCCTGCAAAGGGCTGGGATAGTCTCGGACTGTGGGCTGTGGATACCAGCCGAAAGTAGGAGGTGTTATTTATCAAGGCCTGTCTGGCAGACACAGCCCACCCAGCAGGCCTGCTGAGGACTGGCCCTGAGCCCGGAAGCTTCCAACAAACAGCCAGTGCAGAAAATCATGGGGAAGAAAATGTCCCCCTTCCTGATCTGCTGAGCCAGTACTGCTCGATCAGCCTGGATGTCAGTCATTAGTGTGATACCTGTACAAATACAGCCGGCTGGCCCCCACCCCCGCATAAACACTCTACTGCTCTACATTCCCACAATTCCTGTGTAGTGGCACTTCGGTACTACACCAGCTGTAGTGCATCCAACCCGCAGCAGATCAGTAGCTGTCAGACCCTCTACACGTCTAGGCACAGGTTACACTCGAGACATACCCAAGCTGAAAATTTGATTAATCTCACTTCTGACACTTTCTGTTCATTGATTGGTTCAGAACTACGTCCATCAAACTGCATATCCAATGAGAACAGATCCAATACCAGGAAACGTGAGAAATCAGAAAGTGGACACACTGCCAGGATGACAGCCCAACTTAGGGAACATACAAAATCACAGAGTCGAAACCACAACTCTGGAGGCCATAAGGCTCCTCACACAGCTAAAGTTTAACGTCTCATTGAAACTGAAAAGAAAAGTCTTGATTGAGGTGAGCATGGATGCCTGTCGGAGGCGGCCTGTAGGGGGCATGACTCACGCTCATGGTGAACTTAAACTTGAAGGGTGGCCCCTCGAAGAAGGCGGAGCAGTTGTCATCGCTGCCGGTGACCAGGCGGTATGGCCGTGTCTGCTTGATGTCCACGCTGTTGATGATCTTGTTGTGGCCGGTGATCTCGCCCACCGAGGAGCCAGTGTCCCACAGGAAGACGGCACCAAACCTGTCAGCACGGGGGGGACACAGCCGGGACAATTACCTCTCATTTGCTCTCAGTCCCCCTCTGCACACATCAGAAATGGCCACTCATTAAAGTAATGAAATTCTCTGCCgaccaacattaaaaaaaattgttttacCAAGCCGTTAATTAAACACAGACAAAGCAGGAGTGGGCAGTCTTACCCGCAAATGGCTGCTGTGTATGGGGATTTTCACTgctactccctaattagattaattaattagaggactgataggctgaagagtcctcactccCGAGTGTGATCAGCAGACCTAAagattatcccaaaaacctgcacacacaccggccctgtgcgggtaagattgcccaccACTGCGATAAACCCACCAACTGTCACAGACACCTTAAAAAATTCATTACAGGTAACAGTCGCCAGAACTGAATTATTCATTGCTGTGGGCTACTTTTGCAATTCAAACTGCAGTATTTAGCTTAACCCACCATTCAGCTACTTAATTATTACAACACTTCAGAAATGAGATGACCTAATTTTATAATTTCTCAAAATTCACTATACTGAATGAAAACACTGACAAAATCCATGGCAATATGCTAGCACTGACCAGAGAGCACAGGACGAGACCTAAAGTTTTAATTATTATGGGATGTTTGACAGGCCACACCCATCAGCTACAGCACTTCCAGGTTGCGGAACAGTCAATGGCTGAAATACCATTAAGGATCCAGGGCACGGATTCCATTTGTCACACAGCAGTGtgactgtggggaaaaaaataaataaataaaaaaataaataaataaataaataaataaagagtttGATGCATTATTGGGCTCCTGCACCAAGGGGACAACTCCAGGGAGCCACGTAACCGGCCCAAACTTCCCTGTGTTCTAGAGTCTTCGCTGACACAAAGACAGCTTCATAGCCAGAAATCCTACCAGAAAAGGAAAAGCACAGCAGATCCCTCAGAGATTAAGAGCGACGCAGAAGGCTCAGCGTGAAGCCCGGGTGCGCTCGGTTTACTGGGTCGTGGCGCAGTTTTAAAATAGACGCCCCCTATGGGACTCTTCCAGGAATGATTTTCTCAAATATTCATCATTTCATCTGACTATATCCCAGTGCTGTGGAGAGCAGTAGACGACCCTCTTCTGGCTCTGAATACATTACTGCCCTACAAAGTATTCATTACTTACTTCAGATGCAGATGGTCGCCCCTTATTTGCACTGAAACAACCCActtaaaagcattttaaactATCTGGGCGATTCTGCATGAAATGTAACCTCTAGGCAAATTAGGATAACCTAATACTTAGAAAACAACAGACAACCCCTCATTCAAAGTATTTACACTGGCAACTGCCTGAACAGACTGTAAGCATCTGT
The sequence above is a segment of the Brienomyrus brachyistius isolate T26 chromosome 12, BBRACH_0.4, whole genome shotgun sequence genome. Coding sequences within it:
- the wdr1 gene encoding WD repeat-containing protein 1 isoform X1 gives rise to the protein MSYEMKKVFASLPQMERGVSKILGGDPKGSNFLYTNGKSVIIRNIDNPAIADIYTEHPHQVTVAKYSPSGFYIASADISGKIRIWDTTQKEHLLKYEYQPFSGKVKDIAWTEDSKRIAMVGEGREKFGAVFLWDTGSSVGEITGHNKIINSVDIKQTRPYRLVTGSDDNCSAFFEGPPFKFKFTMSDHSRFVNCVRFSPDGSRFASAGADGQIFLYDGKTGEKTGALGGEKAHDGGVYAVSWSADSTQLISASGDKTVKLWDVAANVAVTTFHMGADVLDQQLGCLWQKGHLLSISLSGYINYLDRNNPDRPLRIIKGHSKSIQSLTTHRNEGRPYIYSGSHDGHINYWDAETGDNDGFSGKGHSNLVAKMAVDKDGRLVTCSMDDTVRFTDLRRKEYSASDLLKMDFQPKCISVGPGGYTLAVCIGQLVLMKDKKKCFTVENLEFEPESAALHPGGGTAAVGGADGKVHLFSIQGNTLKDDGKTMEAKGPVTDMAYSNDGAFLAVADEKKVITVFSVADGYAVKNEFYGHHAKVVCLAWSPDNEHFASGGMDMLVFLWAVSDSDKRVKIPDAHRLHHVSGLAWLDEHTLVTASHDASVKQWTVKF
- the wdr1 gene encoding WD repeat-containing protein 1 isoform X2, encoding MSYEMKKVFASLPQMERGVSKILGGDPKGSNFLYTNGKSVIIRNIDNPAIADIYTEHPHQVTVAKYSPSGFYIASADISGKIRIWDTTQKEHLLKYEYQPFSGKVKDIAWTEDSKRIAMVGEGREKFGAVFLWDTGSSVGEITGHNKIINSVDIKQTRPYRLVTGSDDNCSAFFEGPPFKFKFTMSDHSRFVNCVRFSPDGSRFASAGADGQIFLYDGKTGEKTGALGGEKAHDGGVYAVSWSADSTQLISASGDKTVKLWDVAANVAVTTFHMGADVLDQQLGCLWQKGHLLSISLSGYINYLDRNNPDRPLRIIKGHSKSIQSLTTHRNEGRPYIYSGSHDGHINIWDAETGDNDGFSGKGHSNLVAKMAVDKDGRLVTCSMDDTVRFTDLRRKEYSASDLLKMDFQPKCISVGPGGYTLAVCIGQLVLMKDKKKCFTVENLEFEPESAALHPGGGTAAVGGADGKVHLFSIQGNTLKDDGKTMEAKGPVTDMAYSNDGAFLAVADEKKVITVFSVADGYAVKNEFYGHHAKVVCLAWSPDNEHFASGGMDMLVFLWAVSDSDKRVKIPDAHRLHHVSGLAWLDEHTLVTASHDASVKQWTVKF